The Paenibacillus sp. BIC5C1 DNA segment TGGGATGCATGTAGGCAACCTGAGCCAGATCCCGTACAGTAATATTTTCTTCAATGTTGGAATCGATATAGGCCAGTACGGCAGATATTTTCTCCATAACAGGCACATTGATATAACTAATCTGTTCCTGATCCAGATGCATAATGTAATGTGACAACAGCTCTATTAACTTGCTTTTTGCCATCATATGGGCATAGACTTCACCTGATCGTGCGTAATCAAGAATGCTGTTGAATATTTCCTGTATCAGTTCGGGTCGATCCGATGTACAGAAGTGGGGGAAATTAAGAATTTGAAATAGGTTGATGCCTCCCACTCTCGCACTAAAATGACACCAGTATTTGAGAAAAGGACGATCATTGATGGCCGAGTAAGATTGTGTAACCCCCTCAGGCATTAAAAAAAGCTGTCCCGGTGCAGGGTAATACTCCTGATCACCGATCTTGAGCCAGCCCTCGCCTTCGCAGATTAAATAAAATTTGCTGTAATCGGGTGTGTAATCGAGGTCCCGCCAATCCGTATCGCAGCGATTGAAGTTGACCATGAACAATTCAACCTGCAGATTGGATAAGTGGTTTGTAAGCAACTTCGTATGATTCATTATCCTCAACTCCCGACAAAGGTTAGTATTGTCCATCCTAAAGTTAACGTTCTGCATGTCTATCCGCTGGTCGTGCCACTACAATACAAGTGGATATGATAACGGAAGGAATGAGAATGATCATGGATAAAAATGAATATTTGCAACAGATCGAAGAGACCATTGCCGAAGGAAAGTATAAGGACAATTGGAATTCCCTTAGTGC contains these protein-coding regions:
- a CDS encoding AraC family transcriptional regulator, translated to MNHTKLLTNHLSNLQVELFMVNFNRCDTDWRDLDYTPDYSKFYLICEGEGWLKIGDQEYYPAPGQLFLMPEGVTQSYSAINDRPFLKYWCHFSARVGGINLFQILNFPHFCTSDRPELIQEIFNSILDYARSGEVYAHMMAKSKLIELLSHYIMHLDQEQISYINVPVMEKISAVLAYIDSNIEENITVRDLAQVAYMHPNYFIRFFKQHIGVPPIHYIASKKMDKAKELLTCTPKTVTAIAGHLGFSDLYYFSRQFKKHTGLNPTEYRKQITGRTAKEIIGSHTAK